Part of the Vidua macroura isolate BioBank_ID:100142 chromosome 27, ASM2450914v1, whole genome shotgun sequence genome, caCCTGTGACCCCgagccatgtcctgctgcaagCCCTGCGAcccttgctgccagccctgcggccCCTGCCCTctggccaacagctgcaatgagtgctgtgtcaggcagtgccagagctcccaCGTTGTCATTGAGCcacctgctgtgctggtgaccctGCCCGggcccatcctcagctccttcccacagaacaCCGCCGTGGGATCTTCtacctctgctgctgttggcaACATCCTCAGCTGTGGCGGAGTGCCCATCAGCTCCGGGGGCTTTGACATCTCCTGCATCACCAACTGCTATGGTGGCAGCAGATGTCGTCCCTGCTAAATCTACTGGCAACATACTCGGCAAAAACCTCCATGACCTCAGGACATGGTTCTGGGCAGGAGACAGAGCTTTGGGACATTGTAATTTGAGTTTCAAGCCACTGtccccttcttttcctctctcctcttaATGTCTTTCTTTTGCTATCTGTGTCACCCCTGACCAACATGGGAGAACTTGTTgcccttccccttcttccctctTTAGAGTGGGCAAATGGCCAACCTGCATCTTATTGGTCTTCCAAGTGCTCTCTGTGCGgcacctgcttttcttctttagaaTTCGTAAAGTTGTTTTGCAACCAAGGCATGGCCTCCAAATCCTCCTTCTTTCCATGGCAACTCTTCCAGTCAACTCAAGGAAAAAGTTGGAGAAAGCAAGTGTTGAGACTCCCTGCAGTGAATTTTACTCCGTGCCTTTTCTTTTGGAGCTGTCAAAATTTTCCCTGGCTACCCCACAGAGAATGGTCTTCAGGGAGACCCTTGCTGTGAATGGTCACAGCAATAGAGATGGGAAACAAAGTCTTAGCAACAGCCCGTGATCTCACctctgccttctcttcccctccatCACATAGTCTACAGGTCTGTGGTAAGCACAGATGGTCAAAGACAGATGAGATATGCAGCCCATAAACTTCATCACCTGGCAAGGCCTAGCTGCCTTCCAGACAGGAACTGGAACTGAGGCAAGACTGAGGTGAATCACAAAATAATATTATCTGCAATATTCAGGCTATGCAGTCACATTCCCCTTTCTGTGAACCAAACAGCCCCATGGGTTGGGTTTTTGGTCCTGCTTGGGCAGAGGCTTCTTCATTGTCCTGGTTTCGGGCAAAAttgggagaaaacctctggaaggagccccccagaaagcaaatccccacagccccttcccccacctggtttgggaaggatttcctcagagagtagtggaaaaaacctgtttatttaacaggcaaagcactccccagcacaaaaaaatgaacaacaccagatgacaaaaactctttcactgctctgaagagatgacaaattcagaaagtctctcccGTGGGTGGTCGCTCTGTTATCGGTCCCTCCGgcactggggatggctgctgcagatcacaaaatgcaggctctcggtgtttcttggtgtttcttggtgtttcccaggtcccagtCTGGAGCAGGTTCGAAtggtattcaggaaagggaaagaaaacagtccagggaaaaaaaattggactgcctagctaaactaactaataagcaaaaggaagggcaaaagcaaaaagcagaagcgagggcaaagcaaagcaagcaagccagcaagcccTAGCCTCTCTCCTAGACACCAACCATGGGaggaggtgagccggctgataacaagacaaaacaaactttcACTTTTTGGAgccagtcctgaaggcacaaaacatcaagcataaacagaacatATGACTGGGGATACAAACACCATAACATCACCCTAGGACATTCATTTTTGGGttctctttttggtttttttcccttgtcttgGAGAGACTACAAGTAGCAGTTTTGACCTGCCTCGAGGTGAAtcacacaggtgctgcctgtCACTGCAGGCAGCCATGCCCCAGCAAGCTGGTCAAGATGGATTAGCCCCCACTCCAGGAAAGAAAACGGAAACAGAGACTCTTTCTCTTTCATggcacctttttcttttcttcaccttcttttctctttttcttcaccttttggTGGAGGTGGGATTATGGCTTTGAAGGTAGTTACTTTGAATTTACAACTGTAGCCACTTGTAAAGACTGCATTTCACAATTAGAAACTTTTTTGAAATGAACTTCAAAAACTTTGCCAGCAGTGAAAAAGCGAGCAAGTTCCTGGGGTCAGAccaccctgtgctgctctggacaGCCCACCTAACAacagctttttcccttttcaccccTACCAACAGCAGCACAACACAGCAACCCTAAtagcgagagcacaccggaaccCTCCcgctgggacaaggcagtgaccctcacaccaggacaatggcagaaccctcagaggacaacgGGACCCCCTAgaaaaaggtagggatgacatctgtgggctagagagcaacAGGAAGTGTTTGGAGGcagagcaggtttccttgagtttttttgcaggactattaggtatatttaggggattttggaagtctTTTTAGGACTTTTCTGGTATCTTTTAGGGTATTGTTACACTTTCTTAAGGGCTGCTTTAGAATTCCTTAAGAGTATTTttagggtcaggatgagggtcagacaggaTGCCCGCTGAAAATGCGGAGTATCAGTggaatgctttggaaaggtggcAGTGGAGGGGCAGGGGGTTGGGTCCCACACTGGTCTGAAGGTTGTGATTTCTGGGCCCAGAGAAGTGGTTGTGGATAGGGTTAGGGTTACATGCTGGCAGCTTTGtcaaggagaaatccagcacagaaaaagcCAAGGCCCAAACTTCGTACTGTCATTTTGCAAGAGGCATTCGGCACCCCAAGGAAACTCTGACTCCTTGGGGGTGGCAGATTTGATCTGGGAGAAATCTTATGACGTTTGGAAATTGAGGAGGCAAAAGGCCACTCGAGGCCTGACACCCAGGGAGGGTGCAGGGCCCTGGGCACGAATGAGGGCCATTTGCCTTCTGAAACAAAAGTCACCAGctcaggttcctgatgtcagtttgcagggttcccttgggactgtcagggcagcacaagttcCAAGTGGTGGCaggctgggtctgggacacatcctgcGCCATCTGGAATTTCAGGAGGTGGCCgcccactcagggccacagacccctgagcACAAACattg contains:
- the LOC128819628 gene encoding feather keratin Cos2-2-like, which translates into the protein MSCCKPCDPCCQPCGPCPLANSCNECCVRQCQSSHVVIEPPAVLVTLPGPILSSFPQNTAVGSSTSAAVGNILSCGGVPISSGGFDISCITNCYGGSRCRPC